GCCTCGAGCAAACCTCCACTTTATCTACTTAACGATTACATTAATAGTTTGTTAATCATCTATACAGCCATGCGTTCATTTGTGTTAACGTAGGGGTGAGCTGTTCTCTCTAATGGGGGCGCCGAATGACAACGTGGTTATTTGTGGGGCTAGGCAATCCTGGCGACACCTATGCTGACACCCGCCATAACATCGGGTTTTGGTTTATTGATGAAATGGCGCGCCGCTATGACGTGCGTGAGGCTGACAAAAAAGAAGCCTATCACATCGCCAAAGGCACGTTAACGCCCCGAACGCTGGGTCGCCACAACACACGGCCTGCAAACACAGAACCCGCGCGTATTCTTCTTCTTAAACCCATGACCTTTATGAACCGCTCGGGCGGCCCCACGGCTGAGGTGGCACGGTTCTTTAAAATCAAGCCTGAGCATATCATTGCCATTCATGATGATCTTGATCTGGAGGTAGGCACGGTGCGTTTCAAACTAGGGGGCGGCCACGGCGGTCA
The Candidatus Hepatobacter penaei DNA segment above includes these coding regions:
- the pth gene encoding aminoacyl-tRNA hydrolase → MTTWLFVGLGNPGDTYADTRHNIGFWFIDEMARRYDVREADKKEAYHIAKGTLTPRTLGRHNTRPANTEPARILLLKPMTFMNRSGGPTAEVARFFKIKPEHIIAIHDDLDLEVGTVRFKLGGGHGGHNGLKDIDSRIGKGYRRLRLGIGRPTYKTDVVRYVLERPSREDAHTLDAVVHDVATHAPLMLSEPFDAGMFLTKVKESLAQSTKAATSS